From Streptomyces sp. NBC_00775, one genomic window encodes:
- the egtC gene encoding ergothioneine biosynthesis protein EgtC yields MCRHLAFLGPEEPLGALLVEPEHGLFRQSWAPRRQRHGTVNADGFGVGWYAEGDAVPARYRRAGPIWGDQSFADLARVVRTRALLAAVRDATVAGADGEAAAAPFAAGPWLFSHNGAVPGWPGSLAPLVQTLPALELLSLEARCDSALVWALVLHRLHGGDDESQALADTVLEVAEAAPGSRLNLLLTNGETITATAWGDSLWYLTEPGRRTVVASEPYDDDPLWQEVPDRTLLTASRTEVLLTPLKDMNDDMASAPSKEPRT; encoded by the coding sequence ATGTGCCGCCATCTGGCGTTCCTGGGACCCGAGGAGCCGCTCGGCGCGCTCCTCGTGGAGCCGGAGCACGGCCTGTTCCGGCAGTCCTGGGCACCTCGGCGACAGCGGCACGGGACGGTCAACGCCGATGGTTTCGGGGTGGGTTGGTATGCCGAAGGGGATGCCGTGCCCGCCCGGTACCGCCGTGCCGGGCCCATCTGGGGCGACCAGTCGTTCGCGGACCTGGCCCGTGTCGTCAGGACCAGGGCACTGCTCGCCGCGGTGCGCGACGCCACCGTGGCGGGGGCCGACGGGGAGGCCGCGGCGGCGCCGTTCGCCGCGGGCCCCTGGCTGTTCAGCCACAACGGCGCCGTGCCCGGATGGCCAGGCTCCCTGGCGCCGCTCGTCCAGACACTGCCCGCGCTGGAGCTGCTGTCGCTGGAGGCCCGCTGCGACTCGGCACTCGTCTGGGCGCTGGTCCTGCACCGGCTGCACGGCGGTGACGACGAGAGTCAGGCGCTGGCCGACACGGTCCTGGAGGTCGCCGAGGCGGCCCCCGGGTCCCGGCTCAACCTGCTGCTCACCAACGGCGAGACGATCACCGCTACGGCCTGGGGCGACTCCCTCTGGTATCTCACCGAGCCCGGCCGGCGCACTGTCGTGGCCTCCGAGCCGTACGACGACGACCCGCTCTGGCAGGAGGTCCCCGACCGCACACTGCTCACCGCGAGCCGCACCGAAGTGCTGCTCACTCCGCTCAAGGACATGAACGACGACATGGCATCCGCACCGTCGAAGGAGCCCCGTACGTGA
- a CDS encoding cellulose binding domain-containing protein: MNRQGNRVRTAIAVAAAAGLALAGLTAQPATAAADGLSVQYRTSATGASADQSEPWLKVTNTGSGSVQLSEVRVRYYFKADSASTAYRFACSWAVKGCANITGTFGTLTQPTATADRYLEIAFTSGAGSLAAGADTGDMQLRFYRSDWQTLNQSDDYSFGAERTSYANWDKVTATRANTLVWGTAPAGNEPGPDPDPTDPPTDGAALFDDFAYTGHTDPRISEHGWNVRSNSGGPGVSGATWAPENVTFTGSGAGSVMNLETSTAGTGDSTKQTEVLTKAMKFKNGTYAARVRFSDAPKTGPDGDHLVQTFFTINDLTAPMADDYAEYDFEYLPNGGWGEPSNILYTTSWETYNPDPWQAVNQHTEGRRSYDGWHDLVLTIDGSGITYFIDGQLFGTHDAAYLPERPMSINFNQWLIDLAGQTSTTPRAYDEQVDYVLHVKDQVLSPAQVAAKVAAYRSAGTTFQDTVPGT; encoded by the coding sequence ATGAACCGACAAGGCAACAGAGTACGTACGGCCATCGCCGTCGCGGCGGCAGCGGGGCTCGCCCTCGCCGGACTCACCGCTCAGCCCGCGACCGCCGCCGCCGACGGGCTCAGCGTGCAGTACCGCACCAGCGCGACCGGTGCGAGCGCCGACCAGAGCGAACCCTGGCTGAAGGTCACCAACACCGGCAGCGGATCGGTGCAGTTGAGCGAGGTCAGGGTCCGCTACTACTTCAAGGCCGACTCGGCGAGCACCGCCTACCGCTTCGCGTGTTCGTGGGCCGTGAAGGGCTGCGCGAACATCACCGGCACCTTCGGCACGCTCACGCAGCCGACGGCGACGGCCGACCGCTATCTGGAGATCGCCTTCACCTCCGGCGCGGGCAGTCTCGCGGCCGGCGCCGACACCGGTGACATGCAGCTGCGCTTCTACCGCTCCGACTGGCAGACCCTGAACCAGAGCGACGACTACTCCTTCGGCGCCGAACGGACCTCGTACGCGAACTGGGACAAGGTGACGGCGACCCGCGCGAACACGCTCGTCTGGGGGACCGCGCCCGCGGGCAATGAGCCCGGCCCGGACCCCGATCCGACCGACCCGCCCACCGACGGCGCCGCGCTCTTCGACGACTTCGCCTACACCGGCCACACCGACCCGAGGATCTCCGAGCACGGCTGGAACGTCCGCTCCAACTCCGGTGGCCCCGGCGTCTCCGGTGCGACCTGGGCCCCCGAGAACGTCACCTTCACCGGCTCCGGCGCCGGCTCGGTGATGAACCTGGAGACATCGACCGCGGGGACCGGCGACTCGACGAAACAGACCGAAGTCCTCACCAAGGCCATGAAGTTCAAGAACGGCACGTACGCGGCACGCGTCAGGTTCTCCGACGCGCCCAAGACCGGGCCCGACGGCGACCACCTCGTCCAGACGTTCTTCACCATCAACGACCTCACCGCGCCGATGGCCGACGACTACGCCGAGTACGACTTCGAGTATCTGCCCAACGGCGGCTGGGGCGAGCCCTCGAACATCCTCTACACGACGTCCTGGGAGACCTACAACCCGGACCCGTGGCAGGCGGTCAACCAGCACACCGAGGGGCGCCGGAGCTACGACGGCTGGCACGACCTGGTCCTGACGATCGACGGCAGCGGCATCACGTACTTCATCGACGGACAGCTCTTCGGTACGCACGACGCCGCGTATCTGCCGGAGCGGCCCATGTCGATCAACTTCAACCAGTGGCTCATCGACCTGGCCGGGCAGACCAGTACGACACCCCGCGCCTACGACGAGCAGGTCGACTACGTGCTGCACGTCAAGGACCAGGTTCTCAGCCCCGCCCAGGTGGCGGCCAAGGTCGCCGCGTACCGGAGCGCCGGGACCACCTTCCAGGACACAGTGCCCGGAACCTGA
- the egtB gene encoding ergothioneine biosynthesis protein EgtB: protein MTAPDSLTDPESLRTRALDALTTARDRTALLTSCVEDPELTAQHSPLMSPLVWDLAHIGNQEELWLLREVAGREAMRPEIDGLYDAFEHPRAARPSLPLLPPAEARQYAAEVRGRALDVLESAAFQGTRLTEAGFAFGMIAQHEQQHDETMLITHQLRRGPAALTAPDPDPAPLFTGPAEVLVPEGPFVMGTSTEPWALDNERPAHRRMVPAFFIDTTPVTNAAYQAFVEDGGYGDRRWWTPEGWDHIRAHDIEAPLFWRREGGQWLRRRFGVTEVVPPDEPVLHVCWYEADAYARWAGRRLPTEAEWEKAARHDPAADRSTRYPWGDADPTPEHANLGQRHLRPAPAGSYPAGESPLGVRQLIGDVWEWTSSDLLPYPGFVAFPYREYSEVFFGPEYKVLRGGSFAVDPVACRGTFRNWDYPIRRQIFSGFRTARDAAPGSS from the coding sequence ATGACCGCGCCCGATTCGCTCACGGATCCTGAGTCGCTCAGGACACGCGCGCTGGACGCGCTGACCACGGCCCGCGATCGCACCGCGCTCCTCACGTCCTGTGTGGAGGATCCCGAACTGACCGCCCAGCACTCGCCGTTGATGTCCCCGCTGGTGTGGGACCTCGCGCACATCGGCAACCAGGAGGAGCTGTGGCTGCTGCGCGAGGTCGCGGGGCGTGAGGCGATGCGGCCCGAGATCGACGGGCTGTACGACGCGTTCGAGCATCCGCGCGCCGCGCGGCCCTCGCTGCCGCTGCTGCCGCCCGCCGAGGCCCGCCAGTACGCGGCCGAGGTGCGCGGCCGGGCGCTGGACGTCCTGGAGAGCGCCGCGTTCCAGGGCACACGGCTGACCGAGGCGGGCTTCGCCTTCGGGATGATCGCGCAGCACGAACAGCAGCACGACGAGACGATGCTGATCACCCATCAGCTCCGCAGGGGGCCCGCCGCCCTGACAGCCCCGGACCCCGATCCCGCTCCCCTGTTCACCGGGCCCGCCGAAGTCCTGGTGCCCGAGGGCCCGTTCGTGATGGGCACGTCCACCGAGCCGTGGGCCCTGGACAACGAAAGGCCCGCGCACCGGCGTATGGTCCCGGCGTTCTTCATCGACACCACGCCGGTCACGAACGCCGCGTACCAGGCCTTCGTCGAGGACGGCGGCTACGGCGACCGGCGCTGGTGGACTCCGGAGGGCTGGGACCACATCCGGGCGCACGACATCGAGGCGCCGCTGTTCTGGCGTCGCGAGGGCGGGCAGTGGCTGCGACGCCGTTTCGGTGTCACCGAGGTCGTACCGCCCGACGAGCCCGTGCTGCACGTCTGCTGGTACGAGGCCGACGCGTACGCGCGCTGGGCGGGGCGACGGCTGCCCACCGAGGCCGAGTGGGAGAAGGCGGCCCGCCACGACCCGGCGGCCGACCGCTCCACCCGCTATCCGTGGGGCGACGCCGACCCCACCCCGGAACACGCCAACCTCGGCCAGCGCCATCTGCGTCCGGCCCCGGCCGGCAGCTATCCGGCGGGCGAATCACCGCTGGGCGTACGGCAGTTGATCGGAGACGTGTGGGAGTGGACGTCGAGCGATCTTCTGCCCTACCCCGGCTTCGTGGCCTTCCCCTACCGGGAGTACTCGGAGGTGTTCTTCGGGCCGGAGTACAAGGTGCTGCGCGGCGGCTCGTTCGCGGTGGACCCGGTGGCCTGCCGGGGCACGTTCCGCAACTGGGACTATCCGATACGGCGGCAGATCTTCTCCGGGTTCCGGACAGCCCGGGACGCCGCGCCCGGGAGTTCCTGA
- a CDS encoding extracellular solute-binding protein, whose amino-acid sequence MRHRLLAVVCVTTSLLTACGALPEAGSGRRTVTVWLMKDSASKEFLKRFTADFERTHSDLRLDIRIQQWTGIGEKVQSALKREDKGAPDVIEVGNTQVAQYVDGGGLSDLTLESMRDWGREDWLPGLAQPGSFGSRQFGIPWYAANRVVIYRKDLFARAGIKQPPKTRDQWLADTELLNSSGNQGIYLAGQDWYTLSGFIWDEGGDLAKEASAGVWKGTLQTPAALRGMDFYRRLQALGDGPVNADEEHPPQAGVFAKGRVAQLVAVPGLVQAIERTNPDLKDKLGFFPVPGKTAAAPGAVFTGGSDLVVPKNTDDRPGATAVVSALAGAKWQTELARTMNYVPNKTTLAGAVAGEEGAAAMAAGAAQGRATPASPEWAAVEADNPIKDYMTKVLTGSDPATEARRAARRITETLAGNTG is encoded by the coding sequence GTGAGACATCGCCTCCTCGCCGTCGTATGCGTCACCACCTCCCTGCTCACCGCCTGCGGTGCCCTGCCGGAAGCGGGGTCCGGGCGGCGGACCGTCACGGTGTGGCTGATGAAGGACAGCGCGTCCAAGGAGTTCCTGAAGCGGTTCACCGCGGACTTCGAGCGGACGCACAGTGACCTCCGGCTCGACATCCGCATCCAGCAGTGGACCGGGATCGGCGAGAAGGTCCAGTCGGCGCTCAAGCGGGAGGACAAGGGCGCACCCGACGTCATCGAGGTCGGCAACACCCAGGTCGCGCAGTACGTGGACGGGGGAGGTCTGAGTGACCTGACCCTTGAATCGATGCGCGACTGGGGCAGGGAGGACTGGCTGCCGGGCCTTGCCCAGCCCGGCAGCTTCGGCTCCCGCCAGTTCGGCATCCCCTGGTACGCGGCCAACCGCGTCGTCATCTACCGCAAGGATTTGTTCGCACGGGCGGGCATCAAGCAGCCGCCGAAGACCCGCGACCAGTGGCTCGCGGACACCGAACTGCTCAACTCCTCGGGCAACCAGGGGATTTATCTGGCCGGGCAGGACTGGTACACCCTCTCCGGGTTCATCTGGGACGAGGGCGGTGACCTCGCGAAGGAGGCTTCCGCCGGGGTCTGGAAGGGCACTCTGCAGACACCGGCCGCCCTGCGGGGCATGGACTTCTACCGGCGGCTCCAGGCGCTCGGAGACGGGCCCGTGAACGCCGACGAGGAGCATCCGCCGCAGGCCGGGGTGTTCGCCAAGGGGCGGGTCGCCCAGCTCGTCGCCGTGCCCGGGCTCGTCCAGGCCATCGAGCGGACGAATCCCGACCTCAAGGACAAGCTGGGCTTCTTCCCGGTGCCGGGCAAGACCGCTGCCGCGCCCGGCGCGGTCTTCACCGGCGGCTCCGACCTCGTGGTGCCCAAGAACACGGACGACCGTCCCGGTGCCACGGCCGTCGTCTCGGCGCTCGCCGGCGCCAAGTGGCAGACCGAACTGGCCCGGACGATGAACTACGTGCCCAACAAGACGACCCTCGCCGGAGCGGTGGCGGGCGAGGAGGGAGCCGCGGCCATGGCGGCGGGCGCCGCGCAGGGCCGCGCCACCCCCGCCTCGCCCGAGTGGGCCGCCGTCGAGGCCGACAACCCGATCAAGGACTACATGACCAAGGTCCTCACCGGATCGGACCCAGCGACCGAGGCCCGGCGCGCCGCCCGCCGCATCACGGAGACGCTGGCGGGGAACACCGGGTGA
- the egtD gene encoding L-histidine N(alpha)-methyltransferase — MSPFLLTRTLPEDATEAALRADVLHGLTRTPKTLPPKWFYDAYGSELFEKITELPEYYPTRAEREILIRRAPEIAATTGARTLVELGSGSSEKTRYLLDALPGLHTYVPVDVSESALTQAGHALIEEHPGLDVHALIADFTGGLALPGTPGPRLVAFLGGTIGNLLPTERAAFLTSVRALLSPGDALLLGTDLVKDESVLVAAYDDAAGVTAEFNKNVLAVVNRELGADFDPDTFDHVALWDTEQEWIEMRLRSRTAQTVKIPALDLAVDFADGEELRTEVSAKFREEGVRDELAVAGLELTHWWTDEEGRFALSLSMAG, encoded by the coding sequence GTGAGTCCGTTCCTTCTCACCCGCACCCTGCCCGAGGACGCCACGGAGGCCGCCCTGCGCGCCGACGTCCTGCACGGCCTCACCCGCACGCCCAAAACGCTGCCGCCGAAATGGTTCTACGACGCGTACGGCAGCGAGCTGTTCGAGAAGATCACCGAACTTCCCGAGTACTACCCGACGCGCGCCGAGCGCGAGATCCTGATCCGCCGCGCGCCGGAGATCGCCGCGACGACCGGGGCACGCACCCTCGTCGAGCTGGGTTCCGGCTCGTCCGAGAAGACGCGGTATCTGCTGGACGCGCTGCCGGGACTGCATACCTACGTGCCCGTCGACGTCAGCGAGAGCGCGCTCACCCAGGCCGGGCACGCCCTGATCGAGGAGCACCCGGGCCTCGATGTGCACGCACTGATCGCCGACTTCACCGGCGGTCTCGCCCTTCCGGGCACGCCCGGACCACGGCTCGTGGCGTTCCTCGGTGGCACGATCGGCAATCTGCTGCCCACCGAACGCGCCGCGTTCCTGACGTCCGTACGGGCGCTGCTGTCGCCCGGCGACGCGCTGCTGCTGGGCACGGACCTCGTCAAGGACGAGTCGGTCCTCGTCGCCGCGTACGATGACGCGGCCGGAGTGACGGCCGAGTTCAACAAGAACGTGCTGGCCGTCGTCAACCGTGAGCTGGGCGCCGACTTCGACCCCGACACCTTCGACCATGTCGCCCTCTGGGACACCGAGCAGGAGTGGATCGAGATGCGGCTGCGCTCGCGTACCGCGCAGACCGTGAAGATTCCCGCCCTGGACCTCGCCGTCGACTTCGCGGACGGCGAGGAGCTGCGCACCGAGGTCTCGGCGAAGTTCCGCGAGGAGGGAGTGCGCGACGAACTGGCCGTCGCCGGCCTTGAGTTGACGCATTGGTGGACGGACGAGGAGGGCCGCTTCGCGCTGTCGCTGAGCATGGCCGGATAG